The genomic stretch TGCCACGAGAATGTGAGCCGCAAACTTTGGATGGTTGCACATTAACGAATGCGCCGATGCTAATCATGGTCATAGGGCATGacacgcctcctcctcaccaagaTTCCCTATTTCCGCGAGATTATCATCATGTCCTTCAACTGCGACCACTGcggcttcaacaacaacgagaTCCAGCCTGCTGGTACCTTCCAGCTCAAGGGTGTCCACTACGAGCTCCGGTTAAGAGATATGGAGGACTTCCAGCGCCAGGTTGTCAAGTCCGACACTGCCACCGTCAAGTTTATCGAGCTCGATGTCGAGGTCCCCGCTGGCAAGGGTCAGCTCACGAACGTGGAGGGCCTCCTAACTACCATTGTGGATGATCTCGTCTTCGACCAAGAGAAGCGTATGAAGGAAACCCCTGAGGCGGCCGCCAAAGTTGCTGAAGTCATTGCCAAGGGCAGACAAATGCTCGCCGGAGAGGCGTTCCCCTTCCGTGTGTCTGTCGACGACCCGGCTGGCAACAGCTTTATCGCCCCTGACCCTCGCGACGGCGTTGGCAAGTGGGAGAAGCGCGAGTACCTCCGTACACCTGAGCAGAACGAGGCTCTCGGTCTCGCCGACACCAACACTGAAGGCCTTGACGACAATGGCGACATCATCCCCGATCAAGTCTACCAATTCCCAGCCTCTTGCCCGGGCTGCATGCACCCCTGCACGACCAACATGAAGATGGTCGACATCCCCCACTTTAGACAAGTCGTCATCATGAACACGAGCTGTGATGACTGCGGTTACAAGTCTAACGACGTCAAGACGGGTGGTGAGGTCCCtgagaagggcaagaaggtcaccatcaagatcaagacccCTGTGGATCTTGCCCGCGATATCCTCAAGAGCGAGAGCTGCCAGCTCGAGTGCCCCGAGCTCAGCCTTTCCGTCAACCCAGGCACCCTCGGTGGAAGATTTACCACCGTCGAGGGTCTCCTCACCCAGGTCCGCGATGACCTCCACAAACAAATCTTCGAAGCCGATGCCGACGTGGAGAAGACTAAGCGCAAGAACGACTCTCTGGACAGCACCGAGGCGTCGAGGTGGAACGACTTCTTTGATGGGCTCAATTCTGCCATTAAGGGTGAGAGGGAGTTTACCATTGTGTTGACTGACCCATTGGCGGCCAGTTATGTTCAGAGCTTGGCTGATAACCCGGATGAGCCTGATGAGCAGATGACCGTCGAGGAGTATGAGCggacagaggaggaagaggaggagttggggttgttggacaTGAAGACTGAGAATTATGAGAATGATGTTTGAGCTATGGAAATAGAAAATGGGAAAAGCATGGGTGGCTGGTTTCTGGGTATTGGAATTTGCGTTTATTTTCAGTTCTTTAAAAAGATGATACCTGTCCTATAGACCAAGAGAATGATTTGATGATGCCAACTACTTGACTGGGTCCGACAATTGTAAAGTTGAGAGCGGATCAAGGGTCTTCCGCAGATGTAAGCACGCTTATGTGTTTTAGGTGTGAAAAAGGCTCATGAGAAGTTGGATATATCTC from Podospora pseudopauciseta strain CBS 411.78 chromosome 3, whole genome shotgun sequence encodes the following:
- the ZPR1 gene encoding nucleolar zinc-finger protein (COG:S; EggNog:ENOG503NWQE; BUSCO:EOG09262Z0M), whose protein sequence is MTELFNPIGEKVEQAVQANDEAEDDFKPIDEIESLCMNCHENGMTRLLLTKIPYFREIIIMSFNCDHCGFNNNEIQPAGTFQLKGVHYELRLRDMEDFQRQVVKSDTATVKFIELDVEVPAGKGQLTNVEGLLTTIVDDLVFDQEKRMKETPEAAAKVAEVIAKGRQMLAGEAFPFRVSVDDPAGNSFIAPDPRDGVGKWEKREYLRTPEQNEALGLADTNTEGLDDNGDIIPDQVYQFPASCPGCMHPCTTNMKMVDIPHFRQVVIMNTSCDDCGYKSNDVKTGGEVPEKGKKVTIKIKTPVDLARDILKSESCQLECPELSLSVNPGTLGGRFTTVEGLLTQVRDDLHKQIFEADADVEKTKRKNDSLDSTEASRWNDFFDGLNSAIKGEREFTIVLTDPLAASYVQSLADNPDEPDEQMTVEEYERTEEEEEELGLLDMKTENYENDV